A window from Engraulis encrasicolus isolate BLACKSEA-1 chromosome 13, IST_EnEncr_1.0, whole genome shotgun sequence encodes these proteins:
- the pttg1ipb gene encoding PTTG1 interacting protein b, with protein sequence MGTGRCYVFLFCLFVCHVTMVVFAQSPTPVTTCASKTNTSCGECLNNVTCLWCESTGACVDYPVRTILPPASLCPLPQARWGVCWVNFQALIITMSVVGGIILLAFCVCVYRCCCSCGPSKRDRREEERLERQADVRKMKHEERKAEMRSRHQEIRQKYGLTSDSGYTKFENN encoded by the exons ATGGGGACCGGTCGCTGTTATGTATTCTTATTTTGCCTCTTTGTGTGTCACGTAACCATGGTGGTGTTTGCGCAGAGCCCTACTCCCGTTACAA CATGCGCCTCAAAGACCAACACAAGCTGTGGAGAGTGTTTGAACAATGTaacg tgcctgtGGTGTGAGAGCACCGGGGCGTGTGTAGATTACCCTGTGAGGACGATCCTGCCCCCTGCCAGCCTCTGCCCCCTTCCTCAGGCCAGATGGGGCGTCTGCTGGG tGAACTTCCAGGCCCTGATCATCACCATGTCTGTGGTGGGAGGGATCATCCTCCTCGCTTTCTGCGTCTGTGTGTACCGCTGCTGCTGTTCCTGCGGACCCTCgaa GAGGgacagacgagaggaggagagactggAACGGCAAGCAGACGTGAGAAAGATGAAACacgaggagag gaaaGCAGAAATGCGAAGTCGGCACCAGGAGATCCGGCAGAAATATG GTCTGACCAGCGACAGCGGCTACACCAAATTTGAGAACAACTGA